One genomic segment of Anticarsia gemmatalis isolate Benzon Research Colony breed Stoneville strain chromosome Z, ilAntGemm2 primary, whole genome shotgun sequence includes these proteins:
- the LOC142986205 gene encoding palmitoyltransferase ZDHHC3: MIREFYDSSEDDDMESQYQIDPECLVLTRPDCDMHNRCCGGKAWCIRDICGIICAVLTWLLILYAEFVVMMVMLLPGVSTYPVYSYINIFIFQSLAFLAFASHLRTMFTDPGAVPKGNATKEMIKQMSFREGQVIFKCTKCCSIKPERAHHCSVCQRCIRKMDHHCPWVNNCVGENNQKYFVLFTFYIAAISIHSVGLAVYQFVTCIRHEWRDCSAYSPPATVVLLLFLIAEALLFAIFTAVMLGTQLHAIWNDETGIEQLKKEQARWVRKSRWKSIQSVFGRFSILWFSPFTQPSPKTKLESYLYSV; this comes from the exons ATGATACGTGAATTCTATGACAGTTCTGAAGATGATGATATGGAAAGTCAGTATCAAATAGACCCAGAGTGTTTGGTTCTTACGCGACCTGACTGCGACATGCATAACCGGTGCTGTGGTGGTAAAGCTTGGTGCATTAGG gacatttgtgGAATCATATGTGCAGTTCTGACATGGCTCCTGATACTTTATGCAGAGTTTGTTGTGATGATGGTGATGTTGCTGCCCGGAGTATCAACATACCCTGTCTACAgttacatcaatattttcattttccaaAGTCTGGCATTCCTAGCTTTTGCATCACATCTTAGAACCATGTTTACAGATCCA GGAGCGGTTCCAAAGGGGAATGCAACAAAGGAAATGATTAAGCAGATGAGTTTCCGCGAGGGTCAGGTCATATTCAAGTGCACTAAGTGCTGCAGTATCAAGCCAGAAAGGGCTCATCACTGCTCAGTGTGCCAGCGGTGCATCAGAAAGATGGATCATCACTGCCCATGGGTCAATAACTGTGTTGGAGAGAACAACCAgaaatactttgttttattcacG TTCTACATCGCTGCGATATCGATCCACTCGGTCGGCCTCGCCGTATATCAATTTGTGACATGCATTCGGCATGAATGGCGCGACTGCAGCGCGTACTCGCCGCCCGCAACCGTCGTGTTACTACTGTTTCTCATCGCTGAAGCCTTGCTGTTCGCCATATTCACCGCGGTTATGCTTGGCACTCAGCTACATGCCATATGGAATGATGAAACC GGTATCGAGCAACTGAAGAAGGAGCAGGCCCGCTGGGTACGCAAATCGCGATGGAAGAGCATACAGTCCGTATTCGGCAGAT